Genomic DNA from Desulfonema ishimotonii:
ACAGGATCTGATGCCCGGCATCAAAAAGCGGTTTACCACCTACGGCATGAGTACACAGGCCGATTTTCAGGTCCGGAACATCGCCTTTGAGGGGATGAAGTCCCGGTTTTCCGTCTATCATCTGGGAGAAAAGCAGGGGGATGTACTGCTCAACCTGCCCGGCCAGCACAATGTACTCAACGCCATGGCCGGTATCGCCGTGGGAACGGAACTGGGGATTCCCTTTGACCGGATGAAAGAGACCCTGGAGAATATCCGGGGGGTCCAGCGCAGACTGGAAATCAGGGGTGAGGTGAATGGCATCACGGTGTGCGACGATTACGGCCATCATCCGACCGAGATCAGAACCACCCTGAATGCGGCCCGGGAGAGCTGGCCCGACCGGCGTCTGGCCGTGGTGTTTCAGCCCCACCGGTACAGCCGGACCCAGGCCCTGTCCAGGGAGTTCACCCGCGCCTTTTATCAGTCGGACCTACTGATGGTTCTGCCGATCTATGCGGCAGGAGAGGATCCCATTGAGGGGGTCGATGCACAGACCCTGGCCGAAGGCATCCGCATGTACGGGCATAAGGAGGTGATCTATATGGGGGATGCCCGGACGGCGGTGGCCCACCTGAAGGAGACGCTCCGGCCCGGGGATGTCCTGCTGACCCTGGGGGCGGGCAATGTCTGGCAGATGGGCGAGGCCGTGCTGGAGGAACTGAGGGCGGCACACGGTATATCGGAAGCGGACGGACGGTAGGTATGGGGATATTCGATTCAGAGGCGCGGGCGTGGCTGAAAGCGGTGCTGGGGGACAACGTCCGGTTTGACGAACCCATGTCGAAACACACCTCGCTGAAGGTGGGAGGGGCTGCGGATGCCTATGTGCGGCCCGATACCCCGGAGACGCTGACGGCGGTTGTCGGCTGGGCGCATCAGAACGGCATCCCGCTCACGGTGATCGGTGATGGCACCAATCTGCTGGTCCGGGACGGGGGCATCCGGGGGATTGTCATTGTACTGACCCGCTGCCTCAGAGATCTCCGGATGTCCGGGGATGCGGGAAAGACGGTCCGGGTCACGGCCGGGGCCGGGGTCCGGCTGGCGGCCCTGTGCCGTTTTGCAGTGGCAAACGGCCTGGAGGGGATGAAATTCGGCCTGGGAATTCCCGGAACCGTGGGCGGCGGAATGATGATGAATGCCGGAACGGCCTGGGGCGAAATGGGGGACGTGCTGGATTCCCTCACCCTGCTGGCGCCGGACGGTCACATCCGCATCCTCCCGGCGGATGCCCTGGTGACGGGCTATCGCACCCTTTCATGGGAGGGGCGCCGCCCGGATTGTGACGGCAGCCCCCCGATCATTCTCAGTGGGTGTTTCCGGCTGCGGAAAAGCGATAAATCCCCGGCTGAACTGACCGGTGAGGCCCGGGAAATTCTCAGCATCCGGCATGAACGCCAGCCGGTCAGCTCCCCCAGCGCCGGATGTTTTTTCAGAAATCCCCCGGCCGGGAGCGGGGCC
This window encodes:
- the murC gene encoding UDP-N-acetylmuramate--L-alanine ligase; this encodes MYLKKYHIHFVGIGGIGMSGIAELLLNLGYAVSGSDVRRSDITDRLEKSGGKIFTGHAGSQVRGADVVVTSSAIRPDNPEVVAAVQASIPVIPRAEMLAELMRLKYSVAVAGAHGKTTTTSIVSDILGDGGLDPTVVIGGKLKSIGSNAVLGQGDFMVAEADESDGSFLRMSPTIAVVTNIDREHLDFYKDLEDIKSVFLRFIDRIPFYGLAVLCLDNEAIQDLMPGIKKRFTTYGMSTQADFQVRNIAFEGMKSRFSVYHLGEKQGDVLLNLPGQHNVLNAMAGIAVGTELGIPFDRMKETLENIRGVQRRLEIRGEVNGITVCDDYGHHPTEIRTTLNAARESWPDRRLAVVFQPHRYSRTQALSREFTRAFYQSDLLMVLPIYAAGEDPIEGVDAQTLAEGIRMYGHKEVIYMGDARTAVAHLKETLRPGDVLLTLGAGNVWQMGEAVLEELRAAHGISEADGR
- the murB gene encoding UDP-N-acetylmuramate dehydrogenase, with translation MGIFDSEARAWLKAVLGDNVRFDEPMSKHTSLKVGGAADAYVRPDTPETLTAVVGWAHQNGIPLTVIGDGTNLLVRDGGIRGIVIVLTRCLRDLRMSGDAGKTVRVTAGAGVRLAALCRFAVANGLEGMKFGLGIPGTVGGGMMMNAGTAWGEMGDVLDSLTLLAPDGHIRILPADALVTGYRTLSWEGRRPDCDGSPPIILSGCFRLRKSDKSPAELTGEAREILSIRHERQPVSSPSAGCFFRNPPAGSGAGALIDRAGMKGATEGGAQVSTHHANFIINRDHARGADILALAARVRDAVFRRFGVVLEKEVRVIGATARG